The DNA sequence TTGAATTGGTGAATCGTTCGCACAGAGTTCTCATTACTAAGCTGTCTTTTGAGAGAAGTTTTCCATTCCACCAGGGATCCAACCTTTCATATCATTGCATAAAACAGATTCAAGAGCAATATTAGTACATTATGATGGCAATGGGTGCCCTCAATAAGGATGTCAAGCATAGTTGGGTACTTGAACTGGACACAACGTCTTGAGAATCCAGAATTGAAAAATGTTTATTAACAGGACTGTCACAACAGATACAAGAGAAGAAACTCTACTCCCCAGTTCTAAGCCCCCCCTAGTAGACAGAACAAGAACAAGCACAAGCACACAGTAGAGCAAATTCTTCTGAGATTAAAATATACCATCAAACAATCGTGTTCTCTAAGTATCATCTCTGCAACACAATTGAAGGGCATTTATGCTGCCTTTATTGGCCATGTAATTTGACCTGACATGATTATTCCCACAATCACTCCAAACAATCCAAGTGCACTACCAAAGATCTCAATCACCAGAATCTTCACAAAAAGTGATGAGTTTTGGGCATCAGACAATGCACAGCTACTACCAATTATTCCTACACAGATCCTGTTGGCAGAagtttgaaaaaagaaaagaaaattataataaattaatattACAATGTCTTTAAAAAAGATGGAAATTAGAAAAGGTGAACGAAGATAAGTCACATACCCACAGACTAGGTTTGCAAAACCAACAATGATACCCGAGGCAAATATTGCATATCCAGCCCGAAGCGAGTCTGGTGCATACATCAAGGATGCTGGCACACTCTCTAGCTTTGTTTGTAAGATGATTGCCACAATAACTCCATATATTGCAACAGCCTCACAGAAGATTACACTGAAAAACAAAGAACATCAAGACAATCTCAAGCCCTAAGTGTGATGGTCTTTCCAAA is a window from the Macadamia integrifolia cultivar HAES 741 chromosome 5, SCU_Mint_v3, whole genome shotgun sequence genome containing:
- the LOC122078793 gene encoding V-type proton ATPase subunit c''1, which gives rise to MAGASSSWTRALMQISPYTFAAVGIAIAIGVSVLGAAWGIYITGSSLIGAAIKAPRITSKNLISVIFCEAVAIYGVIVAIILQTKLESVPASLMYAPDSLRAGYAIFASGIIVGFANLVCGICVGIIGSSCALSDAQNSSLFVKILVIEIFGSALGLFGVIVGIIMSGQITWPIKAA